In one Rutidosis leptorrhynchoides isolate AG116_Rl617_1_P2 chromosome 8, CSIRO_AGI_Rlap_v1, whole genome shotgun sequence genomic region, the following are encoded:
- the LOC139862720 gene encoding uncharacterized protein: MGRAKKGPKFAVMKKVVSHKAIKQYKEEVLNPNKKDLTKDNLPRNVPYVSSALFFSYNTALGPPYRVLVDTNFINFSIQNKLDLEKGMMDCLYAKCTPCITDCVMAELEKLGQKYRVALRIAKDPRFERFPCTHKGTYADDCIVERVTLHKCYMVATCDRDLKRRIRKIPGVPIMYITQHKYSIERLPEATMGGAPRM, translated from the exons ATGGGGAGAGCTAAAAAGGGTCCAAAATTCGCAGTAATGAAGAAAGTAGTCTCACATAAAGCAATCAAACA ATATAAAGAAGAGGTTTTGAATCCGAATAAAAAAGATTTAACTAAAGATAATCTCCCCAGAAACGT ACCTTATGTATCATCAGCTCTGTTCTTTTCGTACAATACGGCCCTTGGACCGCCTTATCGAGTTTTGGTTGATACTAATTTCATTAATTTCTCAATCCAAAATAAA TTGGACTTGGAGAAGGGAATGATGGACTGCTTATATGCAAAAT GCACTCCGTGTATTACTGATTGTGTGATGGCTGAACTTGAGAAGCTTGGTCAGAAATATCGTGTTGCTTTAAG AATTGCAAAGGATCCTAGATTTGAAAGGTTTCCCTGCACTCACAAAGGAACATACGCTGATGACTGTATCGTTGAAAGAGTTACCCTG CACAAGTGTTACATGGTGGCAACATGTGATAGAGATTTAAAACGTAGGATTCGCAAG ATACCAGGTGTGCCGATTATGTATATCACCCAACACAAGTACTCTATCGAAAGATTGCCTGAAGCAACAATGGGTGGAG CTCCAAGAATGTGA
- the LOC139863055 gene encoding uncharacterized protein — MSDTRILEINLISAQDLKIPPSTKMRRVHTYAIAWVDPTAKLRSHLDTVGGENPTWNEKFIFRVSPHFIYGDTSAVQFEIYACGYIRDYLIGNVRFLLSSSSLTSSKTGAVIGTPAFSAVHIRRPSGRVHGVLNIAATVYESSDFAAFNGLSAVCFRDLIGDGENDDKQQQQQRRRERRMSWHPTILSRKGSKRSDRSSEAGSCDFPIGDPVDFSDGNESTTSSSSSSVSTAAFKEVNGVRLTSQTVGKKEVKSDGGGLLCGLMLQRRFSFCPSDQNLFALAGFRGGKI; from the coding sequence ATGTCAGATACAAGAATTCTAGAGATTAACTTGATCTCAGCACAAGATTTAAAAATCCCACCATCTACTAAAATGCGCCGTGTGCACACTTACGCCATCGCTTGGGTTGATCCAACCGCCAAGCTTCGTAGCCACCTGGACACCGTAGGCGGCGAAAATCCTACGTGGAACGAAAAATTCATTTTCCGTGTTTCACCACATTTCATCTACGGTGACACGTCAGCAGTTCAATTCGAAATCTACGCTTGCGGCTACATAAGAGATTACCTCATCGGAAATGTGCGTTTTTTGTTGAGTTCCAGTTCGCTTACGTCATCTAAAACCGGTGCGGTTATCGGTACTCCGGCGTTTTCTGCCGTTCACATTCGTCGGCCGTCCGGGAGAGTTCACGGCGTTTTGAATATCGCCGCGACGGTTTACGAGAGTTCTGATTTTGCGGCGTTTAATGGATTGTCAGCGGTTTGTTTTCGAGATCTGATCGGTGATGGTGAAAACGATGataaacaacagcaacagcaacgcCGCCGTGAACGGCGGATGTCGTGGCATCCTACGATTCTCAGTCGTAAAGGATCGAAACGAAGTGATCGGTCGTCTGAAGCAGGATCTTGTGATTTTCCGATCGGTGATCCGGTTGATTTTTCCGACGGAAATGAGTCGACGACGTCGTCATCTTCATCGTCAGTGAGTACGGCGGCGTTTAAGGAGGTTAACGGCGTTAGGTTGACTAGTCAAACTGTGGGGAAAAAAGAAGTGAAATCGGACGGTGGAGGATTGCTATGTGGATTGATGTTACAAAGAAGGTTTAGTTTTTGTCCGTCGGATCAGAATCTGTTTGCATTGGCTGGATTCCGTGGAGGGAAGATTTGA